In Oscillospiraceae bacterium, the genomic window AACTCAGCCTCAAGTACCTGCTCAACCTTCAAACTGTTCAGCAGAAGATAAAAATAAAGATAAATATCTTTGTCAGGATGCTTTGGCAACAGAAAAGCACGCTTCAACTCTTTATAATATTTCGATATTTGAGTTTTCAGATACAGCAATAAGAAATTTGCTTAACCATATTCAAAAAGAAGAGCAGGAACACGGCGAAAAAATATATGCGTATATGTCAATGAACGGTATGTACGCATAATATAACGATAAAAAACAGACATATAATGGTTGCTTTTTATAAGAAAGAAAATGCCCCGATAGATTTTAAAATCTGTCGGGGATAATTTTATATCGTATGATTACGGCAATTTATGGATTTAAACCGTTGTTCGCAATGCTTTGCAGAAGATGATGGAATTTTGAAAATGTGGTCATTTCCTGAAACAATAATATGAATTACACATTTTTTACCGATATAATCAAAGCTATAATCTTCAATCTTATCGGTTTGATATGTTTTAACGCTAAATTTAAATATTCTAATTTTCCCTCGTTTATATACAGCTACGCCTCGGTGTACAAAAATATAAATTAGGGTTAAATATATAATAGAAGAAACAAACAAAAATACAATTTTTATTGCAATGTTTTCGAGAATTGCTATCCATATTAATGCTACAATGAAGGCAACTGACGAAAATAATATTGCAATTGTTGTAGTAAACACTCCTACACAGTAATACATTTTTCTCGGATTGACTTTTTCAAAGTAAAATAGAATATGATATACCGTCAAAACGGCAAGAAAACAAAGAAGCCAGTGATCTATTCGTTTATATGTATCCAAAATATTTACCATATCAAAAATGGGAGAAAGCAATCCTAAAATAACGGTGTAGGTAATGATTGATGCAAAATAGTTTATCACCTTTTTTACCATTTCTTATTCTCATTCCTTTATTTATCAGCTTTCATACGGTCGTATGCGAAGGGTAGCGCCTATAGAATTACAAATTTCGAGGCAACGCTGTTGCTCTTCGGGAGAAGTTACAACATCTACCACTGTCATCATAACATCAGGAACATAGTTTACGCAATCTTTTGTAAACTCAAGCATAGCGTCGTATGAGTCAATACCGAATTTAGAACGCACTATTTTAAGATAATCCTCTTTATTGGTAGCATTAAGGCTTACGGAAACTGCATCAATAAGTCCTTTGAGCTTGGGCGCAGTTTTTTCTTTCCAAATTAAATCGGATAAACCGTTTGTATTTATACGGATTTTTATATTACTTTTTTCTTTAATATATTTTGCTACCTTCAGCAAAGCGTCAAGACGTTCTGTAGGTTCTCCAAAACCGCAAAAAACAATTTCAGTGTATTTATCTAAATCCCAAGTGTCAATGCTGTCACAAATTTCTTGTACAGTGGGCTCACGCTCAAGCCAAAGAGAGTCTGAATCATAAACTTTGTCGTTGTTATTTCTCAGGCAAAAAGTACAGTCACAAGGACAACGGTTTGTGATATTGACATAAATTCCGTTTTTAACCTGGTATGTAATAGTCATCATACTTTTGTCACCTTATAAATTTTTTAATATCAATTTTATCAAATGTAATGCCAATAAGGATAAATACAATACTGCTAAAAACACATTGAGTTATATTTCCCCAAATTGCAGCTATAGGAGAAAAGAAATTACCCGTTATCAACGCATCGTAAATGTAATAGCCACCAATACATATTAAGGAGGAAGGGACTAAGGCAAATATATTTCTTTTAGAAATAATTTTGTGCGTTTTTCTGCAAAAGAAAAATACAGTTATAGCTTTAATGATTACAGAAGCAGGCGCCCAAAGAGCAAAGCCTGTAAGACAGTCAGCAAGAAGAGCACCGCCTGCACCTACAAAGACAGCATAAGGCAATGGGAGTATGCAAGAAGCAAGATATATAAATCCGTCTCCTATATGTATATATCCCGTATGGATTGGAATATGAAGATAAGCAGTAAAAACAAATACAATAGCAGTAAAAACTCCTGCAAGGCACATAAGCTTTATGTTTTCTTTTTTCATTATATATAAAAGCTCCTTCAGATTTCTGATAAAAATTCTTCAAAACAAATACCGTCAGTTTTCGGTAAACCGAGCTCAACAGTTTTGCGCAAAGCTTTGGCAATAAAAGAAGAAGCGTGTTGAATAGAAGTTGTAAAGTCTTTGCCATTAACAGCATCAGCGGCAATAATTGAAGAAAAAACATCACCGGTTCCTGCACGGCATGGACCTACTTTGTGTGCTGTAATAACAATAGGTGCTTTTCCTTTTTCAAAAATAAAATTATCAAGGTTGTCTTGGTGTTCAAGACCTGAAATAACAATTTTTTTCGGTCCCATTAAGCTAAGCTTTTGACATATTTCAAGAAGTCCATCTTTGTCTATATCATTACGGTATTTAGTATTAGTAAGAATACAAGCCTCTGTGAGATTAGGAGTAAGAATATCAGCATATGGGACTAAAGAACCCATTTTTTTTGCAAGCTCGGGAGAGTAGGTGGGGTATAGCTCTCCGCAATCACCCATAATTGGGTCTATAACAATAACGGCATCTTCTTTTTTAAAATACTCAAAAAAATGTTTTACTATATCTATTTGTTCCGGAGAACCGAGAAAACCTGTAAGTATTCCGTTAAAATTAAGATTTAACTTTTTCCATTCTTCTATATAAGAGCTCATATGTTCGGTGAAATCTGTATAATAAAAGCTATCAAAGCCTGTATGGTTAGAAAAAATTGAGGTAGGCAAGGGACAGCACTGAATTTTCATCGCAGATATAATAGGTAATGAAACAGTAATAGAACAACGTCCAAAACCGGAAAAATCATTGATAACAGCTATTTTTTTTTGCTGTGTGCGTAACATTTGCTTTCCTCCTTGCTTTTTATTTTTAAATAGTATATAATATTTTTGGTCATATGAAAATAGTCAGAATGGGAGAAAAATATATAACCAGATGAAATACATAATAGATAAAGATGATACTTTGCCT contains:
- a CDS encoding spore coat protein; translation: MTLTQKEQTLIKDMKDQEQLCIEKYMKYANDACDGGLKNLFSQIGQVEQQHLQTLNQIESGTVPTGNGGGTQPQVPAQPSNCSAEDKNKDKYLCQDALATEKHASTLYNISIFEFSDTAIRNLLNHIQKEEQEHGEKIYAYMSMNGMYA
- a CDS encoding TIGR04100 family radical SAM protein, encoding MTITYQVKNGIYVNITNRCPCDCTFCLRNNNDKVYDSDSLWLEREPTVQEICDSIDTWDLDKYTEIVFCGFGEPTERLDALLKVAKYIKEKSNIKIRINTNGLSDLIWKEKTAPKLKGLIDAVSVSLNATNKEDYLKIVRSKFGIDSYDAMLEFTKDCVNYVPDVMMTVVDVVTSPEEQQRCLEICNSIGATLRIRPYES
- a CDS encoding TIGR04002 family protein: MKKENIKLMCLAGVFTAIVFVFTAYLHIPIHTGYIHIGDGFIYLASCILPLPYAVFVGAGGALLADCLTGFALWAPASVIIKAITVFFFCRKTHKIISKRNIFALVPSSLICIGGYYIYDALITGNFFSPIAAIWGNITQCVFSSIVFILIGITFDKIDIKKFIR
- a CDS encoding pyridoxamine kinase, which gives rise to MLRTQQKKIAVINDFSGFGRCSITVSLPIISAMKIQCCPLPTSIFSNHTGFDSFYYTDFTEHMSSYIEEWKKLNLNFNGILTGFLGSPEQIDIVKHFFEYFKKEDAVIVIDPIMGDCGELYPTYSPELAKKMGSLVPYADILTPNLTEACILTNTKYRNDIDKDGLLEICQKLSLMGPKKIVISGLEHQDNLDNFIFEKGKAPIVITAHKVGPCRAGTGDVFSSIIAADAVNGKDFTTSIQHASSFIAKALRKTVELGLPKTDGICFEEFLSEI